The genomic interval GCGAGCCCGGCAACCCACTCGACCTGGTCGTCCATAACGTTCCACAGGCCGGCCAGGATCCCGCTGGGTGCGAGGACCCTGGCGATCTCGGGCCCCGCGACGTCCATGTCGAACCAATGCATCGCATTGCCGGCCAGCACGGCATCGATGGACCCGTCCGGCAGCGGTACCGCCTCGGCGCTACCCGACAGGGCACGGACACCCGGCAGCGAGCGGCGCAGCTCGTTCAGCATCGCCGGATCGGGTTCGACCGCGATGACCTCGGCACCCAGCGCGACCAGCGTGGCGGTCAGCTTGCCGGTTCCGGCGCCGAGGTCGAGCACGCGCGGGCCGGGCGCGGGTTCGAGCGCCCAGCGCACCGCGGCCCGCGCGTAGTCCGGACGGTGCTCGGCGTATGCGACCGCCGCTGCGCCGAACGACGAGGCGTGAAGCAGCCGTTCATCCTGGTCCACGCGGTCACCGTATCGGTGCTGCTGGCGGTGGGCTACCCCGCATCAACACTTCGGCGGCGGCCACCCGATGACGCTACTAGCCTCGCGCTGACCTGCGAGGTACCTCCGGTTGTGCGGGAACGAGTGCCTCGACAATCCGCACTCTCGCTGGTCACAGGCACCGCCTACGCGAACTCGACACGGAACTCGCCGCCACGGAACCCGGGCGGCCACAGAAAACCCGCGAGCGGATACGTGCGACCTCGGACTCGTGACGATCCTCGACGACGTGCTGCTGCTGTGGTCGGCGGAGGGCCGGTGCCCGTCCTCGACGAGCGGCATGCCGGCCGACATCAGTTACCGTCCGCTGCCGGCCTGACAGCCCGGCCTCACTTCAGATGTCGGGTGAAGAACTGGGCCGCGGCGTCCCCCGCGAACTGCGGGACGCCGGTGTGCCCGCCGAGATGGGCGTGCAGGGACTTCTCCTTGGAGCCGAAGGAGTCGAACAGGTCCAGGGCCGCCCGCCGGTCGTTCCCTTCGTCGTCCCACTGCAACAGGACGTGCAGTGGAATGGTGACCTGCCGGGCCTCCTCGAACAGGACGCGAGGCACGAAGCTCCCGGCGAACAGAACAGCGGCCGAGACGCGAGGCTCGACCACCGCCAGCCGGATGCCGATGGAGATCACTCCCCCCGAGTACCCGACCGGGCCACCGATCCCGGGCAGCGGAAGGAGGGAGTCCAGGGCTGCTTGCCATTCCGGGACCGCCTGGTCGACCAGCGGGAGGATGAGGGCGTCGACGATCTCGTCGCTGACCGGCTCGCCGGCCCCCATCGCCCGGCGCAGGTCG from Streptomyces albireticuli carries:
- a CDS encoding alpha/beta hydrolase, which encodes MHFTSEKRLDDGVLEREFILGEIPGILWTPASASASAPAPLILLGHPPLGLRRMYPRLVARAQHSAAEGFATATIELPGSGDRPRWPAIEQAGADLRRAMGAGEPVSDEIVDALILPLVDQAVPEWQAALDSLLPLPGIGGPVGYSGGVISIGIRLAVVEPRVSAAVLFAGSFVPRVLFEEARQVTIPLHVLLQWDDEGNDRRAALDLFDSFGSKEKSLHAHLGGHTGVPQFAGDAAAQFFTRHLK
- a CDS encoding class I SAM-dependent methyltransferase, whose translation is MDQDERLLHASSFGAAAVAYAEHRPDYARAAVRWALEPAPGPRVLDLGAGTGKLTATLVALGAEVIAVEPDPAMLNELRRSLPGVRALSGSAEAVPLPDGSIDAVLAGNAMHWFDMDVAGPEIARVLAPSGILAGLWNVMDDQVEWVAGLARVSGSAAIGPRDTPTSWRAETACMHLPKTGVAARFGSPEQAEFPHGQRRTADSLVATIATRAGVLVMPEQEQEATLGRIRAFLASGPETACGEFTLPMLTGVLRVRRL